Below is a window of Variovorax terrae DNA.
CCGCGACCATGGCGTGGATGGTGTTGCCCTTCGGGGAGACGCCGAGCTTCTGCGAGCCGATCCAGACCAGCGGGCGCAGGTAGCAGCTTTGCAGCCCGTTGGTGCGCACCACCTCCAGTTGCGCTTCATTGAGCTGCTCGGCCGTGAACGGTACCTTCATGCGCAGGATCTTGGCGCTGTTGAGCAGGCGCTGCGTGTGCTCCTGCAGGCGGAAGATGGCCGTGCCGTTGACCGTGTTGTAGGCGCGCACGCCCTCGAAGGCGCCGCAGCCGTAGTGCAGCGTGTGGGTCAGCACATGGATCTTGGCGTCGCGCCAGTCGACCAGTTGGCCGTCCATCCAGATCTTGCCATCGCGGTCGGCCATTGAAGAAATTACGGAGCTCATGCGGTGCGTCCTTCGCGGGTATGTTGTGTCGCAAAACCCCTGATTTTACGGCGCGCAGGCCCGGGCCGCGCCACCCTGGGGCCGGGCCGCGGGCGCCTACGCGGATTCCGCCGGCGGGGCCGGGCGCACGAGTTCCCACTTCACGAGCTTGCCGTTGAGGAACTCGCAGGTCACGTGCGACTCGCTGCCGTCGGTCCAGCGAAAGAGTTCGGGCTGCTCGTCCTTGGGCGAGCGGCCCTCGCCCAGCGCCCGGGTCATGGCCACCACATGGAGCAGGGTCATGCCGGGCTTGAGCTTGGCGTTGAGCATCACGGCGCTGTCGACATAGCCGACCGGCCGGTTGGCGGCGCGCCGCAGCACCTGCATCATGCGCGTGAAGTGCAGCAGCATCCACATCACGGCGGCGCCCGCCACGATGGCCACGCCGCCCCAGCCATAGGCGCGGTAGGCCACGGCCACCAGCACGACGCCGACCACGGGGACAATGATTTTCTGGAAATTCATCCCGCCATTGTCTTATGTCCGCGCCGGCCCGCGGCTTGTGGCGAGTGCGTAGTCGGTCACGACAGGCCGCGCACCACCTCCATGGCCTGCTCCACCCGCTCCACGGCATGGATGGTGAGGCCTTCCACCGGTTTTTTCGGGGCATTGGCCTTGGGCACCACGGCCACGCTGAAGCCGAGCTTGGCCGCCTCCTTCAGGCGCTCCTGGCCGCGCGGCGCGGGCCGCACCTCGCCAGCCAGGCCGACCTCGCCGAACGCGATGAAGCCCCGGGGCAGCGGCCTGCCGCGCAGGCTGGAGGTGATGGCCAGCATCACCGCCAGGTCGGCCGCGGGCTCGCTGATGCGCACGCCGCCCACCGCGTTGACGAACACGTCCTGGTCCATGCAGGCCACGCCCGCGTGGCGGTGCAGCACCGCCAGCAGCATGGCCAGGCGGTCGCGGTCCAGCCCGACCGAGAGCCGGCGCGGGCTCGGGCCGCCGCTGTCCACCAGGGCCTGGATCTCCACCAGCATCGGGCGCGTGCCTTCGAGCGTGACCAGCACGCAGCTACCGGGCACCGGCTCGGCATGCTGGCTCAGGAAGATCGCGCTCGGGTTGGCCACGCCCTTCAGGCCCTTCTCCGTCATCGCGAACACGCCGATCTCGTTGACCGCGCCGAAGCGGTTCTTGATGGCGCGCACCAGGCGGAAGCTGCTGTGG
It encodes the following:
- a CDS encoding glycerate kinase, translated to MNFQKIIVPVVGVVLVAVAYRAYGWGGVAIVAGAAVMWMLLHFTRMMQVLRRAANRPVGYVDSAVMLNAKLKPGMTLLHVVAMTRALGEGRSPKDEQPELFRWTDGSESHVTCEFLNGKLVKWELVRPAPPAESA